The following are encoded in a window of Halosolutus halophilus genomic DNA:
- a CDS encoding ABC transporter substrate-binding protein — protein MVNNDNKTSNSGKDGKGGVSRRTFLGAAGTGAVATTFAGCLSGGGEGGFTIGLLGPLGITQGLGSDRSAKLAVEEINEDGGIRDEDVEVVSADTRADPSTAQDEASRLINQENVDVLIGTFSSEVSLNIMDMIAENDVPYIVTGSASPQIIENSVGSDYEANKNIFRSGPINSFFQAEAMGGYADYLSDHHGWNTFAYLADDAAWTDPFTNNLPGELESRGYDVVYEEELSTEIDDFTPVMNTLEDEDPDAVFRFFAHIIGGQMLGEWHQRQLEFGIEGIHVASMTPDFYELSEGAATYETTSQSGAAGTTDITEKTLDFVDRYQSFVEDDEDAPQLPMYMGFNTYDAVYLYREAVEEAGTADYENGLDDIVDAMLGLDYTGTAGHISFYDENGEYPHDVQEERDDDGVISNFPITQWRPEGGLECVYPSQHRTADHIAPNWMN, from the coding sequence ATGGTTAACAACGATAACAAAACTTCCAATTCGGGAAAAGATGGAAAAGGGGGAGTGAGTCGACGAACGTTCCTCGGGGCTGCCGGTACGGGGGCGGTCGCGACGACGTTCGCCGGCTGTCTGAGTGGCGGCGGCGAGGGCGGCTTCACGATCGGGCTCCTCGGTCCACTGGGGATCACCCAGGGCCTCGGGTCCGATCGAAGCGCCAAACTGGCCGTCGAAGAGATCAACGAGGACGGCGGAATCCGGGACGAAGACGTCGAGGTCGTCAGTGCGGATACGCGGGCCGATCCGTCGACAGCACAGGACGAGGCCTCGCGGCTGATCAATCAGGAGAACGTCGACGTGCTCATCGGGACCTTCTCCAGCGAGGTCTCGCTCAACATCATGGACATGATCGCCGAGAACGACGTTCCGTACATCGTCACCGGATCGGCGTCGCCGCAGATCATCGAGAACTCGGTCGGATCGGATTACGAGGCGAACAAGAACATCTTCCGATCCGGGCCGATCAACTCGTTCTTCCAGGCCGAGGCGATGGGCGGGTACGCCGACTACCTCTCGGACCATCACGGCTGGAACACGTTCGCGTACCTCGCCGACGACGCCGCGTGGACGGATCCGTTCACGAATAACCTGCCGGGCGAACTGGAATCGCGCGGCTACGACGTCGTCTACGAGGAAGAACTCTCGACCGAGATCGACGACTTCACGCCGGTCATGAACACGCTCGAGGACGAAGATCCCGACGCAGTCTTCCGGTTCTTCGCCCACATCATCGGCGGCCAGATGCTCGGGGAGTGGCACCAGCGCCAACTCGAGTTCGGCATCGAGGGAATCCACGTCGCGTCCATGACGCCGGACTTCTACGAACTCTCCGAGGGGGCGGCTACCTACGAGACGACGTCGCAGTCGGGCGCCGCCGGCACGACCGACATCACGGAGAAGACGCTCGACTTCGTCGATCGCTACCAGTCGTTCGTCGAGGACGACGAGGACGCGCCGCAACTCCCGATGTACATGGGGTTCAACACCTACGACGCGGTCTACCTGTACCGGGAAGCCGTCGAGGAGGCGGGCACCGCCGACTACGAAAACGGCCTCGACGACATCGTCGACGCGATGCTGGGCCTGGACTACACCGGTACCGCCGGCCACATCTCGTTCTACGACGAGAACGGCGAGTACCCACACGACGTCCAGGAAGAACGAGACGACGATGGCGTGATCAGTAACTTCCCGATCACTCAGTGGCGTCCCGAGGGCGGACTCGAGTGCGTCTATCCCAGTCAGCACCGCACTGCGGACCACATCGCACCGAACTGGATGAACTAG
- the gatB gene encoding Asp-tRNA(Asn)/Glu-tRNA(Gln) amidotransferase subunit GatB, with product MTAQTAQQGDLVTVIGLEVHVQLETDTKIFCGCSTAQTDEPNDNVCPVCLGLPGALPVLNEAAVEAAVKIGKAIDADIPEETRFHRKNYYYPDLPKNFQITQYDEPICADGDLEIAVEGERRTVTIERAHLEEDPGSLQHVGGGGGIDSADYTLVDYNRAGTPLMEIVTAPDFRSPDEVRAFLAELEEVLEYLGVFDAERDGSLRIDANLSIVPADEIDGGDTDEIGADALAAANRTEVKNISSHKGAQKALAYEETRQKNAIQRGRAVEQETRHWDESRGITVSMRSKEEEKDYRYFEEADLPPLRVSHWKDEISIPELPAARRDRFQDEYGLSEEAASKLTSTKQVADFYEDVAGEFDPDLAATWVADNLLGELNYRDMAITDIADRLDEISRLVELVTEDEITAKNARETVLRSMLDDEKAPDAIVEEEGLGKTGEDEVQQAVVEAIDENPGAVDDYESGDDGAINFLVGQVMQKTGGSADPGDVNQLLRAELEG from the coding sequence ATGACTGCCCAGACCGCCCAGCAGGGCGACCTCGTAACCGTGATCGGCCTCGAGGTCCACGTCCAGCTGGAAACCGACACGAAGATCTTCTGTGGCTGTTCGACCGCCCAGACCGACGAGCCGAACGACAACGTCTGCCCGGTCTGTCTCGGACTGCCGGGTGCGTTGCCCGTCCTCAACGAGGCAGCCGTCGAGGCCGCCGTCAAGATCGGGAAGGCGATCGACGCCGACATCCCCGAAGAGACCCGCTTCCACCGCAAGAACTACTACTACCCCGATCTGCCGAAGAACTTCCAGATCACCCAGTACGACGAGCCGATCTGTGCTGACGGCGACCTCGAAATCGCCGTCGAGGGCGAGCGCCGGACGGTGACGATCGAGCGCGCCCACCTGGAAGAAGACCCCGGCAGCCTCCAGCACGTCGGCGGCGGTGGCGGCATCGACTCCGCCGACTACACCCTCGTCGACTATAACCGCGCGGGGACGCCGCTGATGGAGATCGTCACGGCACCGGACTTCCGCAGTCCCGACGAGGTGCGGGCGTTCCTCGCCGAACTCGAGGAGGTCCTGGAGTACCTCGGCGTCTTCGACGCCGAACGCGACGGCAGCCTCCGGATCGACGCCAACCTCTCGATCGTACCCGCCGACGAGATCGACGGCGGAGACACCGATGAGATCGGCGCGGACGCGCTCGCGGCCGCCAACCGGACGGAGGTCAAGAACATCTCGAGCCACAAGGGCGCACAGAAGGCCCTCGCCTACGAGGAGACCCGCCAGAAGAACGCGATCCAGCGCGGGCGTGCCGTCGAACAGGAAACACGTCACTGGGACGAGTCCCGCGGAATCACGGTCTCGATGCGATCGAAAGAGGAGGAGAAGGACTACCGCTACTTCGAGGAGGCCGACCTGCCGCCGCTTCGGGTGTCTCACTGGAAAGACGAGATCTCGATCCCGGAACTCCCCGCGGCCCGTCGCGATCGGTTCCAGGACGAGTACGGCCTGAGCGAGGAGGCCGCGTCGAAACTCACCTCCACGAAGCAGGTCGCGGACTTCTACGAGGACGTCGCGGGCGAGTTCGACCCCGACCTCGCGGCGACGTGGGTCGCGGACAACCTGCTGGGCGAACTCAACTACCGCGACATGGCGATCACCGACATCGCGGATCGACTCGACGAGATCTCGCGTCTCGTCGAACTCGTCACCGAAGACGAGATCACGGCGAAAAACGCCCGCGAAACCGTCCTTCGATCGATGCTCGACGACGAGAAAGCGCCCGACGCGATCGTCGAGGAGGAAGGACTGGGCAAGACCGGCGAGGACGAGGTCCAGCAGGCCGTCGTCGAAGCGATCGACGAGAATCCGGGTGCCGTCGACGACTACGAGTCGGGCGACGACGGCGCGATCAACTTCCTCGTGGGTCAGGTGATGCAAAAGACCGGCGGCAGCGCCGATCCGGGTGACGTCAACCAGCTGTTGCGAGCCGAACTCGAGGGCTGA
- a CDS encoding cupin domain-containing protein, with translation MATTSKEQAEAARAVDLYQFEGTDCYQESDEHARLRGYFPLTPGTPNASDAGSEEVMIVCIEIEPGDYLPSHRDSNEELLVVTAGRVEATVGDDTIDLETGQCAVVPEMAPHGLYNGGDETARIIGFFPDTELTATFEEPLEPFGTAEVTIEPDREAERGDD, from the coding sequence ATGGCTACGACATCGAAAGAGCAAGCTGAAGCGGCCCGTGCCGTCGACCTGTACCAGTTCGAGGGCACGGACTGCTACCAAGAGAGTGACGAACACGCCCGGTTACGCGGATACTTTCCGCTGACGCCCGGCACGCCGAACGCGAGCGACGCGGGTTCCGAGGAGGTGATGATCGTCTGCATCGAGATCGAACCCGGCGACTACCTTCCGTCCCACCGGGACAGCAACGAGGAACTGCTCGTCGTGACCGCGGGACGAGTCGAGGCGACGGTCGGCGACGACACGATCGACCTCGAGACCGGACAGTGTGCGGTCGTCCCCGAAATGGCACCACACGGGCTCTACAACGGCGGCGACGAAACCGCTCGCATCATCGGATTCTTCCCGGACACCGAACTGACCGCGACGTTCGAAGAACCCCTCGAGCCCTTCGGAACGGCCGAGGTGACGATCGAACCGGACCGGGAGGCGGAACGGGGGGACGACTAG
- the meaB gene encoding methylmalonyl Co-A mutase-associated GTPase MeaB, producing MNADHESLLEDLLAGKHRALARVISKIENRSPGYRDLVSELYAHAGEADVIGITGSPGAGKSTLVDKLAETYRDRGETVGVIAIDPSSPFTGGAVLGDRIRMASTVGDMDVFVRSMSARGTLGGLSTATADAVKAMDAFGKDKIIIETVGAGQNEIDVVRTADTVAVLVPPGSGDDVQTLKAGILEIADVFVVNKADRPGADRTVQELQDMIHLGEGTGMGGNTGHHGADAMDAGGADRGDDGTGGDDGTETEDWTPPIVETVATKGQGVEAFIDELAAHQQYLVDSGTRAEMTRQRYAEEIRTLLREDVHAMLETQIDRAGGIDDLADAVRNGESDPYTIASDLLAPVEACIDDLELDELESN from the coding sequence ATGAACGCGGACCACGAATCGTTGCTCGAGGATCTGCTCGCGGGGAAACACCGCGCGCTCGCCCGCGTCATTTCGAAGATCGAGAACCGATCGCCGGGCTACCGGGACCTCGTCTCCGAACTGTACGCCCACGCGGGCGAGGCCGACGTGATCGGGATCACCGGCAGTCCCGGCGCGGGAAAGTCGACGCTCGTCGACAAACTGGCCGAGACGTACCGCGATCGGGGCGAGACGGTCGGCGTCATCGCGATCGACCCTTCCTCGCCGTTCACCGGCGGCGCGGTGCTCGGCGATCGCATCCGGATGGCCTCCACGGTCGGCGACATGGACGTGTTCGTCCGGTCGATGAGCGCCCGCGGGACGCTGGGCGGTCTCTCGACCGCGACCGCGGACGCCGTGAAGGCGATGGACGCCTTCGGCAAGGACAAGATCATCATCGAGACCGTCGGTGCCGGCCAGAACGAGATCGACGTCGTCCGGACCGCCGACACCGTCGCCGTCCTCGTCCCGCCCGGTTCCGGCGACGACGTCCAGACCCTGAAGGCCGGCATCCTCGAGATCGCCGACGTCTTCGTCGTCAACAAGGCCGATCGACCGGGTGCCGATCGGACCGTCCAGGAACTCCAGGACATGATCCACCTCGGTGAAGGGACGGGGATGGGTGGCAACACCGGCCACCACGGTGCCGATGCGATGGACGCCGGCGGTGCCGACCGGGGCGACGACGGCACCGGTGGCGACGACGGTACGGAGACCGAAGACTGGACCCCGCCGATCGTCGAGACCGTCGCGACGAAGGGCCAGGGCGTCGAGGCGTTCATCGACGAACTCGCGGCCCACCAGCAGTACCTGGTCGACTCCGGTACCCGCGCCGAGATGACCCGCCAGCGCTACGCCGAAGAGATCCGAACGCTCCTGCGCGAGGACGTCCACGCCATGCTCGAGACGCAGATCGATCGAGCAGGTGGGATCGACGACCTCGCGGACGCGGTCCGAAACGGCGAGTCGGACCCCTACACGATCGCGAGCGACCTCCTCGCGCCGGTCGAGGCGTGTATCGACGACCTCGAGTTGGACGAACTCGAGTCGAACTGA
- a CDS encoding dicarboxylate/amino acid:cation symporter, protein MVTTNIRSAWRRYRAIPIVYRIGAAFVLGSIVGLLVGDAATALQPLGDIFVRLLSMIVIPIVIFTLLMGIRRITPSTLGKIGGQVIALYAVMSAIAVVIGLAVSNLVNPGSGLTLAEDVEFDPADTPDFAEVLIGIVPENPIGAMAEGDVLATIFFVIVFGLALLMIQESTEDEAVRRGVESIFDIVEAGTEALFKIVWGVMEYGVIGVFALMAAVFGEAGVDAIVPFALLIATLLAAILIHIGVVYLGGLIVVLTRQSPIAFLAGSKDAIVTALSIRSSSGTLPVTMANADDNLRIDESVYGFSLPLGATINMDGTAMYQGVVAIFAANLVGVQLSIVEQATVVLIAVLASIGAGGVPGTGLIMLTLVLTQLGLPLEVVGFVAGVDPILDRLRTMTNVTGDLAVTTVVAHWNDAIDFDGGSWVDPTRGLEIGGETASGSD, encoded by the coding sequence ATGGTGACAACTAACATTCGATCGGCGTGGCGACGCTACCGTGCGATCCCGATCGTCTACCGGATCGGTGCGGCGTTCGTGCTGGGCTCGATCGTCGGCCTGCTCGTCGGCGACGCCGCGACGGCACTCCAGCCGCTGGGCGATATCTTCGTCCGGTTGCTGAGCATGATCGTCATCCCCATCGTCATCTTCACGCTGTTGATGGGGATCCGGCGGATCACGCCCTCGACACTCGGAAAGATCGGTGGGCAGGTCATCGCGCTGTACGCCGTCATGTCGGCGATCGCGGTGGTCATCGGACTGGCAGTATCCAACCTGGTCAACCCGGGGTCGGGGCTGACGCTGGCCGAGGACGTCGAGTTCGACCCGGCCGATACCCCCGACTTCGCCGAGGTGCTGATCGGCATCGTCCCGGAGAACCCGATCGGCGCGATGGCCGAGGGCGACGTCCTCGCGACGATCTTCTTCGTCATCGTCTTCGGACTCGCGCTCCTCATGATCCAGGAGTCGACCGAGGACGAGGCCGTTCGGCGCGGCGTCGAGTCGATCTTCGACATCGTCGAGGCCGGCACCGAGGCGCTGTTCAAGATCGTCTGGGGCGTCATGGAGTACGGCGTCATCGGCGTCTTCGCGCTCATGGCCGCCGTCTTCGGCGAGGCCGGCGTCGACGCGATCGTCCCGTTCGCGCTGTTGATCGCGACCCTGCTGGCAGCAATCCTGATCCACATCGGGGTCGTCTACCTCGGCGGCCTGATCGTCGTGCTCACGAGGCAGTCCCCGATCGCGTTCCTCGCGGGATCGAAGGACGCGATCGTGACGGCGCTCTCGATCCGCTCGTCGAGCGGGACGCTCCCGGTGACGATGGCCAACGCCGACGACAACCTCCGGATCGACGAGAGCGTCTACGGCTTCTCGCTCCCGCTGGGCGCGACGATCAACATGGACGGGACCGCGATGTACCAGGGCGTCGTCGCCATCTTCGCCGCGAACCTCGTCGGCGTCCAGTTGAGCATCGTCGAGCAGGCGACGGTCGTCCTCATCGCCGTGCTCGCGAGCATCGGCGCGGGGGGCGTCCCCGGCACTGGGCTGATCATGTTGACGCTGGTGCTGACCCAGCTCGGATTGCCGCTCGAGGTGGTCGGGTTCGTCGCCGGCGTCGACCCGATCCTCGATCGGCTGCGGACGATGACGAACGTGACCGGCGACCTCGCCGTCACCACGGTCGTCGCCCACTGGAACGACGCGATCGACTTCGACGGCGGCTCGTGGGTCGACCCGACCCGCGGCCTCGAGATCGGCGGCGAAACCGCATCGGGTAGCGACTGA
- a CDS encoding HD domain-containing protein, which translates to MGVEIKETRVPDAEFEEMKGFVFEYLAASVEKEDEGGRMRWYPWHSAEYRHNHILNVVDLAEEIARKEGADVDVTRVAALFHDVAKLETDQELHAEAGARVAREYLESRAEYPESFIQQVCRAIEHHSYQGDLDDLALETQSLIEADLLDKVGANGMALMLLRMGYEARTHMDCDEMVDRVLERGYDAAARVQSDTAESIAHQRLKRVTWFQEWLEDEIAAMGD; encoded by the coding sequence GTGGGCGTCGAAATAAAAGAAACCAGGGTACCAGACGCCGAATTCGAGGAGATGAAAGGATTCGTCTTCGAGTATCTCGCGGCCAGCGTCGAGAAGGAAGACGAAGGTGGCCGCATGCGCTGGTACCCGTGGCACTCGGCGGAGTACCGGCACAACCACATCCTCAACGTGGTCGATCTCGCCGAAGAGATCGCCCGTAAGGAGGGTGCGGACGTCGACGTCACGCGGGTCGCCGCGCTCTTTCACGACGTCGCCAAACTCGAGACGGACCAGGAACTCCACGCCGAGGCCGGCGCTCGCGTCGCCCGGGAGTACCTCGAATCTCGAGCGGAGTACCCCGAGTCGTTCATCCAGCAGGTGTGTCGCGCCATCGAACACCACTCCTACCAGGGTGATCTCGACGACCTCGCACTCGAGACGCAGTCGCTCATCGAGGCCGACCTGCTCGACAAGGTCGGCGCGAACGGAATGGCCCTGATGCTGTTGCGGATGGGCTACGAGGCCCGCACCCACATGGACTGCGACGAGATGGTCGATCGGGTCCTCGAACGCGGCTACGACGCCGCCGCGCGCGTCCAGAGCGATACGGCCGAGAGCATCGCTCACCAGCGACTCAAGCGCGTGACGTGGTTCCAGGAGTGGCTCGAGGACGAAATCGCCGCGATGGGTGACTGA
- a CDS encoding cobalamin B12-binding domain-containing protein, with the protein MSSEQEQESIRCLVAKVGLDGHDRGAHVIARAFRDAGFEVIYSGLHKAPEEIVQAAVQEDVDVLGISILSGAHDTLVPKIMDGLEEYGAEEDTLVLAGGVIPEEDRNELKQQGVAEIFGPGTSIEETIEFVRENVPER; encoded by the coding sequence ATGAGCAGCGAACAGGAGCAGGAGTCGATCCGGTGTCTCGTCGCCAAAGTCGGTCTCGACGGTCACGATCGAGGTGCACACGTCATCGCCCGTGCGTTCCGTGACGCCGGTTTCGAGGTCATCTACTCCGGCCTCCACAAAGCACCCGAGGAGATCGTCCAGGCGGCCGTCCAGGAGGACGTCGACGTTCTCGGCATCTCCATTCTCTCGGGGGCACACGACACGCTCGTCCCGAAGATCATGGACGGCCTCGAAGAGTACGGCGCCGAGGAGGACACGCTCGTGCTCGCCGGGGGCGTGATCCCCGAGGAAGACCGGAACGAACTCAAGCAACAGGGCGTCGCCGAGATTTTCGGTCCCGGCACGTCGATCGAGGAGACGATCGAGTTCGTCCGCGAGAACGTACCCGAGCGATGA
- a CDS encoding MBL fold metallo-hydrolase: MDRISLGNDEFEGRNNAYVLADDAHDELALVDTGIAIDEVRSELRAGLAERGYEFADVDDVVLTHYHVDHAGLAGEIQAESGATVYVHESDLPLVEGDPEAVAAADERRRTLLEEWGVPGDAQDDLFSFLEGMAHVDGASPDATPIEDGTTLDVGGRTLETVHTPGHAAGLCCFETSVASETQRTDGEAVGDGAEAFVGDAVLPVYTPNVGGADVRVERPLETYLESVREIADRDYDCVWPGHRDPIEEPRARVREIVDHHRERTAAILEILRDCGPADAWTVSRRLFGDLEGIHVVHGPGEAYAHLDHLHHEGIVTVENGQYRLEDSVVDVEGVDLPAE; this comes from the coding sequence ATGGATCGCATTTCGCTGGGGAACGACGAATTCGAGGGGCGAAACAACGCGTACGTACTCGCCGACGACGCTCACGACGAACTCGCACTCGTCGATACGGGGATCGCGATCGACGAGGTCCGATCGGAACTCCGGGCAGGATTGGCCGAGCGGGGCTACGAGTTCGCCGACGTCGACGACGTCGTCCTCACGCACTACCACGTCGACCACGCGGGACTCGCCGGCGAGATTCAGGCCGAGAGCGGCGCGACCGTCTACGTCCACGAGTCCGATCTGCCGCTCGTCGAGGGAGATCCGGAGGCGGTCGCCGCGGCCGACGAACGCCGCCGGACGTTGCTCGAGGAGTGGGGCGTCCCCGGGGACGCACAGGACGACCTGTTCTCGTTTCTCGAGGGGATGGCCCACGTCGATGGCGCGTCCCCGGACGCGACGCCGATCGAGGACGGCACGACCCTCGACGTCGGTGGACGGACCCTCGAGACGGTTCACACGCCGGGACACGCGGCCGGACTCTGTTGTTTCGAGACGAGCGTTGCGTCGGAGACGCAACGAACGGACGGCGAAGCCGTTGGTGACGGGGCCGAGGCGTTCGTCGGTGATGCCGTCCTCCCGGTGTACACGCCGAACGTCGGCGGCGCCGACGTCCGTGTCGAGCGACCGCTGGAAACGTATCTCGAGTCGGTACGCGAGATCGCGGACAGGGACTACGACTGCGTCTGGCCCGGCCACCGCGACCCGATCGAGGAACCGAGGGCCCGCGTTCGAGAGATCGTCGACCATCATCGGGAGCGGACCGCGGCGATCCTCGAAATCTTGCGCGACTGTGGACCGGCCGACGCCTGGACGGTCAGTCGACGACTGTTCGGCGACCTCGAGGGGATTCACGTCGTTCACGGGCCCGGCGAGGCGTACGCTCATCTCGACCATCTCCATCACGAAGGGATCGTGACGGTCGAGAACGGCCAGTATCGACTCGAAGATTCGGTCGTAGACGTCGAGGGCGTCGACCTGCCAGCCGAGTGA
- a CDS encoding alpha/beta fold hydrolase codes for MKARTVLGAAAGIVGGAVLGNRLLRNRASEFENPLPGVERTYRWRGIEVAYTVAGDPNDPDMLLCHSIHAGASSHEFEPLFEQLAENYHVFAVDLPGFGRSERPPLVYSPTLYAEFVRDFARDVTDEPIVLASSLTGSFVVDAASETDFEHLVLICPTDETAAERPWLRTLIRTPIVGTTLFNLLASKPSIRYFYDRDGYYDRDRIGEDEVEYAWRSAHQPGARYAPASFASGTLDPDFDLQTELAALDTPATLVWGRDAELVPLRQGRTLADAADLDLVVIDYSTLLPHAEHPDKFVEYLTAELPRAEQ; via the coding sequence ATGAAAGCCCGAACAGTTCTCGGTGCAGCCGCCGGGATCGTTGGCGGTGCCGTCCTCGGAAACCGACTCCTCAGGAACCGTGCAAGCGAGTTCGAGAACCCGTTGCCGGGCGTCGAACGCACGTATCGGTGGCGCGGGATCGAGGTCGCCTACACCGTCGCGGGCGATCCGAACGACCCCGACATGCTGCTGTGTCACAGCATCCACGCCGGGGCGAGCAGCCACGAGTTCGAGCCGCTCTTCGAACAGCTCGCGGAAAACTACCACGTGTTCGCCGTCGATCTCCCCGGGTTCGGCCGATCGGAACGACCGCCGCTCGTCTACTCGCCGACCCTCTACGCCGAGTTCGTCCGGGACTTCGCTCGCGACGTCACCGACGAGCCGATCGTCCTCGCCTCCTCGCTGACCGGGTCGTTCGTCGTCGACGCCGCTTCGGAGACCGACTTCGAGCACCTCGTCCTGATCTGTCCGACCGACGAGACGGCCGCGGAGAGACCCTGGCTGCGGACCCTCATCCGGACGCCGATCGTCGGCACGACGCTCTTTAACCTCCTCGCGAGCAAACCCTCGATCCGGTACTTCTACGATCGGGACGGCTACTACGATCGCGACCGGATCGGCGAGGACGAGGTCGAGTACGCGTGGCGGAGCGCCCACCAGCCGGGAGCCCGGTACGCGCCAGCCTCGTTCGCGTCGGGGACGCTCGATCCCGACTTCGACCTCCAGACGGAACTCGCGGCCCTCGACACGCCGGCGACGCTGGTCTGGGGCCGCGACGCGGAACTCGTCCCGCTCCGTCAGGGCCGGACGCTCGCCGACGCGGCCGATCTGGATCTCGTCGTCATCGATTACTCGACGCTGCTGCCACACGCCGAACACCCGGACAAGTTCGTCGAGTACCTCACGGCGGAACTCCCACGTGCGGAGCAGTAG